In one window of Cytophagaceae bacterium ABcell3 DNA:
- the rlmD gene encoding 23S rRNA (uracil(1939)-C(5))-methyltransferase RlmD, which yields MAKKKKQPFTLENIQVIDIAAEGKSIAKHENKVIFVDHAAPGDIVDLYVYRTKRDFAFAKPIKFHQYSPLRQEPFCQHFGTCGGCKWQHLNYKEQLKAKTQQVKDSLDRIAKVTYPEILPILGSQATQYYRNKLEYTFSDTKWLTDEEIQSGEEFQRNGLGFHIPQKFDKILDIEKCYLQPDPSNEIRNALRDYAIKNDVPFFNIRNQEGWLRNLIIRTANTGEVMVILQVYYEAPDLMKGAMEFLKDKFPQVTSLNYVINPKGNETFHDLDIINYHGLPYITETMEGLKFRIGSKSFYQTNSEQAYTLYKVTRDFAGLSGNEVVYDLYTGTGTIANFVSGMAKKVAGIEYVEMAIEDAKVNSKINGITNTYFEAGDMKDVLNERFIEKNGTPDVVITDPPRAGMHKDVVNMLLRLKAAKIVYVSCNPATQARDLALLDEKYNVTKVQPVDMFPHTQHIENVVLLELKQ from the coding sequence ATGGCCAAGAAAAAGAAACAACCGTTTACGCTGGAAAACATCCAGGTAATAGATATAGCTGCAGAAGGAAAAAGTATAGCCAAACATGAAAACAAGGTTATATTTGTAGACCATGCAGCTCCAGGTGACATTGTGGACCTTTATGTTTACAGAACTAAAAGGGACTTTGCATTTGCCAAACCAATTAAGTTCCACCAATATTCTCCACTAAGACAAGAACCTTTTTGTCAACACTTCGGAACCTGCGGCGGATGCAAATGGCAGCACCTTAACTATAAAGAGCAATTAAAGGCCAAAACCCAGCAAGTAAAGGATAGTCTGGACAGGATAGCCAAAGTCACCTATCCTGAAATCTTACCTATACTAGGTTCACAGGCAACCCAATATTACCGAAACAAGCTTGAGTATACTTTTTCAGACACTAAATGGTTGACAGATGAAGAAATACAGTCTGGCGAGGAGTTTCAAAGAAATGGTCTTGGGTTTCATATCCCACAGAAGTTCGATAAAATTTTGGATATTGAAAAGTGCTACTTACAACCCGACCCGTCAAATGAAATTCGAAACGCATTAAGAGACTACGCCATAAAGAATGATGTTCCCTTTTTTAACATACGAAACCAAGAAGGCTGGTTAAGAAACTTAATCATTAGAACGGCAAATACAGGAGAAGTAATGGTCATACTCCAAGTGTATTACGAAGCTCCTGACTTAATGAAGGGGGCTATGGAATTTTTAAAGGACAAGTTTCCTCAAGTGACTTCGCTCAATTATGTTATAAATCCAAAAGGAAACGAAACCTTTCACGACCTAGACATTATCAACTACCATGGGCTACCTTATATAACAGAAACTATGGAAGGGCTTAAGTTTCGCATTGGGTCCAAATCGTTTTACCAAACAAACTCAGAACAAGCTTATACTTTATATAAAGTAACTCGAGATTTTGCAGGTTTATCAGGAAATGAAGTTGTTTATGACCTATATACCGGCACTGGTACTATAGCAAATTTTGTATCAGGCATGGCTAAAAAAGTAGCAGGGATAGAGTATGTTGAAATGGCTATAGAAGATGCTAAGGTAAACTCAAAAATAAACGGTATAACCAACACCTATTTTGAGGCTGGCGACATGAAAGATGTGCTAAATGAGCGTTTTATTGAAAAGAATGGCACTCCTGATGTAGTAATAACCGACCCGCCAAGGGCAGGTATGCACAAAGACGTTGTAAACATGCTCCTAAGGCTAAAAGCAGCAAAAATCGTGTATGTGAGTTGCAACCCAGCTACTCAGGCTAGAGACTTGGCTCTATTGGATGAAAAGTATAATGTCACAAAAGTCCAACCTGTAGACATGTTCCCTCATACGCAACATATAGAAAATGTTGTATTGTTGGAGCTAAAACAGTAA
- a CDS encoding Do family serine endopeptidase: MKNYVVSALIALSVSAATLYFGVNKIQNTSDTRTEQAFTMPTRGVAFMQNASNEIVPLDFTVVAPKVMEAVVHIKSTQTVTHQRQQQQDPFREFFRDDFFDHFFGPRFRFENPRQQAPQTRIGTGSGVIINQNGYIVTNNHVIDNAQEIDVTLQDNRTYKATVIGTDASTDLALLQIDEKDLPFLKFLNSDEVKVGEWVLAVGNPFNLNSTVTAGIVSAKSRNINILHDQYAIESFIQTDAAINPGNSGGALVNMKGALIGINTAIASPTGSYAGYGFAVPSNIVNKVVEDLLKFGVVQRGVLGISIRGVDGNLARDKNLSITRGVYVDSVMENSAAQDAGIKAGDVIQEINGLRVNTSPELQEIVGRQRPGDELEVKLYRKGKEKNLKVKLRNKDGEVAFVSRERSQVLDVLGAEFEPISKENAKKLNITGGIKVTRLHAGKLRRQTLIEEGFIITKVDSKPVNTVSDLASILEGKTGGVLIEGIYEGKSEVKYYALGL; this comes from the coding sequence ATGAAAAATTATGTTGTTTCCGCATTAATCGCATTAAGTGTGTCTGCTGCTACTTTGTATTTTGGAGTTAATAAAATTCAAAACACTTCAGACACCCGAACTGAGCAAGCTTTTACCATGCCCACCAGAGGAGTGGCTTTCATGCAAAATGCCAGCAATGAAATAGTCCCACTTGACTTTACGGTAGTTGCGCCAAAAGTTATGGAAGCTGTTGTGCACATAAAATCAACCCAAACTGTGACCCACCAGAGGCAGCAGCAACAGGATCCTTTCAGGGAATTCTTCAGAGATGATTTCTTTGATCATTTTTTCGGCCCTAGATTTAGGTTTGAGAACCCTAGGCAGCAAGCGCCACAAACAAGGATAGGAACTGGCTCTGGGGTAATTATAAACCAAAATGGCTATATCGTTACTAATAATCACGTCATAGACAATGCACAAGAAATAGATGTGACATTACAGGACAATAGAACATACAAAGCTACAGTAATAGGCACAGACGCCAGTACTGACCTTGCCCTGCTGCAAATCGATGAGAAAGACCTGCCTTTTTTAAAGTTTTTAAATTCTGATGAGGTAAAGGTAGGAGAATGGGTATTGGCTGTAGGAAACCCGTTTAACCTTAATTCGACAGTAACAGCAGGAATTGTGAGCGCTAAATCTAGAAACATTAATATTTTACATGACCAATACGCCATAGAGTCTTTCATTCAAACAGATGCAGCCATCAACCCTGGCAACAGTGGAGGGGCGTTGGTCAATATGAAAGGAGCTCTTATAGGAATAAACACCGCTATTGCAAGTCCAACCGGATCGTATGCAGGTTACGGCTTTGCAGTACCATCAAATATTGTTAACAAAGTAGTAGAAGACTTGCTGAAATTTGGAGTTGTACAACGTGGTGTCTTAGGTATAAGCATAAGAGGTGTAGACGGCAATTTAGCCAGAGACAAAAATTTATCTATAACTAGGGGCGTGTATGTAGACAGCGTAATGGAAAACAGCGCCGCGCAAGATGCAGGTATCAAAGCTGGCGATGTTATTCAGGAAATTAATGGGCTTAGAGTTAACACTTCACCAGAGTTACAAGAAATAGTTGGCAGGCAAAGACCAGGTGATGAGCTTGAGGTAAAACTATACAGAAAAGGAAAGGAGAAAAACCTAAAGGTAAAACTCCGAAACAAAGATGGTGAGGTCGCTTTTGTATCAAGAGAAAGAAGTCAGGTACTTGATGTATTAGGGGCTGAATTTGAACCAATAAGCAAAGAAAACGCTAAAAAGTTAAATATAACTGGCGGTATTAAAGTCACCCGTTTGCACGCCGGAAAATTAAGAAGACAGACACTAATAGAAGAAGGGTTTATTATAACTAAAGTAGACAGCAAACCAGTTAATACTGTTAGTGATTTGGCCAGTATTCTTGAAGGAAAAACTGGTGGGGTACTGATAGAAGGCATATATGAAGGCAAGAGCGAGGTTAAATATTACGCCCTTGGGTTATAA